The genomic window AAGTGGTGGTTTTAGCCGGAGTTACCATCGCCCTGGTCAGATATTTTTTGTTTAAACCGTTTTATGTCAAGGGCGCTTCAATGGAGCCGAATTTTGAAGATAAAGAATATCTCATCATAGATGAATTGACTTACAGAATAAGAACGCCTGCCAGAGGCGATGTGATTGTGTTTAAGTATCCGGAGAATCAGCAAGAATATTTTTTAAAGAGAGTGATCGGTTTGCCGGGCGAACGTGTCAAGGTGTTTAACGGGGAAGTGACAATCTATAACAAAGAACACCCGGAAGGCGTAGTGCTTGAAGAGCCATATTTACCCAAAGATTTGCAAACCGAAGGCGATCAAACCGTAACTTTGGGATCCAATCAATATTTTGTTCTAGGCGATAACCGTCCTAACAGTTATGATTCGCGCCGTTTCGGAGTAGTTGATAAAAGTTTGATTGTCGGTCGGGTAATTCTTCGGGGGTGGCCGTTTAATCGGGCGGAAATTTTTAACACCCCGAAACTTAATGTGTAATGCAATTAAAAAAATATATGCCAAAGAAAAAACAGCTGAAAGCGGTAGCCAAAAAGAAGATTTCCAGAAAACCGGAAAAAGAAAAAGCGGAGACATCAGAAAAGGGCAAGAAGGTATTTAACCTCTTGCGCGGAATGCATGATATTTTACCGAGAGAAGAAAAATATCTGAAACTTTTTTACCACACTGCCGAAAATTTGGCCGAGGCCTTTCAATTTGGCAGAATAGACACGCCGGCGCTTGAAGAGTCAGGTTTGTTTATCAGATCAATCGGCCGGGGTACGGATGTGGTGGATAAGGAAATGTATGTTTTTGAAGACCGCGATGGCAACAAGGTTTGTTTGCGGCCGGAAGCAACTGCTTCAATTGTGCGCGCCTAT from Patescibacteria group bacterium includes these protein-coding regions:
- the lepB gene encoding signal peptidase I — protein: MADKNGSSFKKKAGIYLQKAGLFLLELVKVVVLAGVTIALVRYFLFKPFYVKGASMEPNFEDKEYLIIDELTYRIRTPARGDVIVFKYPENQQEYFLKRVIGLPGERVKVFNGEVTIYNKEHPEGVVLEEPYLPKDLQTEGDQTVTLGSNQYFVLGDNRPNSYDSRRFGVVDKSLIVGRVILRGWPFNRAEIFNTPKLNV